From one Streptomyces sp. R41 genomic stretch:
- a CDS encoding LPXTG cell wall anchor domain-containing protein, with amino-acid sequence MAETGAESVLAATAVSGALLAAGTVLYRRGRATSRR; translated from the coding sequence ATGGCCGAAACCGGCGCCGAGAGCGTCCTCGCGGCCACGGCCGTCAGCGGGGCGCTGCTGGCCGCCGGGACCGTCCTGTACCGGCGAGGCCGGGCCACGTCCCGTCGGTAG
- a CDS encoding sugar transferase: MQRFRTAASRRAATAPSRRPGLRTDPKTRWCGRVAVCADVVATALPVAATLCALEEAHVVDQTAVVTITWLLVGWSGKRYAHWALGEGRPIGPVFRDWLVLLGILAVVRTMCGLGNVPTAAVGALLPALVVAVVARRLILRHLRSACRDARGLRHVLVVGEAETVESVIGQLAQRTDHEYVVVGACAVGEGEVPSGVPVCLRLAADEPDGPADDSAVAEAAEELGADLVFVAPGRHLSGDRLRRLSWALHDRGCPLMVLPGIIEVARRRVRLTSVAGLTLLHIAPPTRDGAQTFVKAAMDRLGTLLLIGALGPLFAVLALAVRLGSPGPVFYRQTRVGRNGVQFPMWKFRTMVVDADRLQSDLEAANENDGHMFKMRRDPRVTSVGRFLRRYSLDELPQLVNVLLGHMSLVGPRPPLPEEVARYDEVEMRRLDVKPGLTGLWQVSGRSDLSWHETVSLDLRYVDNWSWSWDVSVMARTVRAVLDGRGAY; encoded by the coding sequence ATGCAACGGTTCAGAACCGCGGCATCACGACGGGCGGCCACCGCCCCGTCGCGCCGGCCGGGCCTACGTACGGACCCGAAGACCCGGTGGTGCGGACGCGTCGCGGTCTGCGCCGATGTCGTCGCGACGGCGCTGCCGGTGGCGGCCACCCTCTGCGCACTGGAGGAAGCCCACGTCGTGGACCAGACGGCGGTCGTGACCATCACCTGGCTGCTCGTGGGGTGGTCCGGCAAGCGTTACGCCCACTGGGCCTTGGGCGAGGGCCGTCCGATCGGGCCGGTGTTCCGGGACTGGCTGGTGCTGCTCGGCATTCTGGCGGTGGTGCGCACCATGTGCGGTCTCGGCAATGTGCCCACGGCGGCCGTCGGTGCGCTCCTGCCCGCGCTCGTCGTTGCCGTCGTCGCCCGCCGGCTGATCCTCCGTCACCTGCGGTCCGCGTGCCGGGACGCCCGCGGTCTGCGCCATGTCCTCGTCGTCGGGGAGGCCGAGACGGTGGAGAGTGTCATCGGGCAACTCGCCCAGCGCACCGACCACGAATACGTGGTCGTCGGGGCCTGCGCGGTGGGAGAGGGCGAGGTGCCGTCCGGCGTACCGGTCTGTCTCAGGCTCGCGGCCGACGAGCCCGACGGCCCCGCAGATGACTCCGCCGTGGCGGAGGCGGCCGAGGAACTCGGCGCCGACCTGGTCTTCGTGGCCCCGGGCCGGCACCTGTCCGGGGACCGGCTGCGTCGGCTGTCCTGGGCGCTGCACGACCGGGGGTGTCCGCTCATGGTGCTGCCCGGCATCATCGAGGTGGCCCGTCGCCGGGTCCGGCTCACTTCGGTGGCCGGACTCACCCTGCTGCACATCGCACCGCCCACTCGCGACGGTGCGCAGACGTTCGTGAAGGCCGCCATGGACCGGTTGGGCACACTCCTTCTCATCGGCGCGCTCGGTCCGTTGTTCGCCGTCCTCGCCCTTGCCGTCCGCCTGGGCTCACCCGGTCCGGTCTTCTACCGCCAGACGCGGGTGGGAAGGAACGGCGTGCAGTTCCCCATGTGGAAGTTCCGGACGATGGTGGTGGACGCGGACCGGCTGCAGAGCGATCTGGAGGCGGCAAACGAGAACGACGGGCACATGTTCAAGATGCGCCGGGATCCGCGCGTCACCTCCGTGGGCCGCTTCCTGCGCCGCTACTCCCTCGACGAACTCCCGCAGTTGGTCAATGTCCTGCTCGGTCACATGTCGCTGGTCGGTCCGCGCCCGCCGCTCCCGGAGGAGGTGGCACGCTACGACGAGGTGGAGATGCGCCGACTGGACGTCAAGCCGGGCCTCACCGGGTTGTGGCAGGTCAGCGGACGGTCCGACCTGTCCTGGCACGAGACCGTCTCGCTGGACCTGCGGTACGTGGACAACTGGTCGTGGTCGTGGGACGTGAGTGTCATGGCCCGCACGGTCCGCGCCGTGCTGGACGGCCGCGGGGCGTACTGA
- a CDS encoding von Willebrand factor type A domain-containing protein, with amino-acid sequence MDHIRTQATGSRRLRGTLLALTAAGAVLLTGCSASGSGNSNTSDGAEKSGGRNLPLPAPAQPSSGTAQGQQEGEQTGAPDREVAPSPDYLSTFALDVDTASYGYARRTLANGRIPDPSTIRPEEFVNSFRQNYERPDGNGFSVTVDGARTDDDRWSLVRVGLATRAAEDDRERPPAALTFVIDVSGSMEEPGRLDLAKDSLDVMTDRLRDDDSVALVTFSDDAETVLPMTRLGDHRGRVHDAIDGLEPQESTNLGAGVDTGYDAAVEGLREGATNRVVLISDALANTGDTDADSILERISGARREHGITLFGVGVGSDYGDALMERLADKGDGHTTYVSNKDDARKVFCEQLPQNIDLTARDAKAQVAFDPQTVEKFRLIGYDNRKVADEDFRNDRVDGGEVGPGHTVTALYAVRTRPGASGHLATASVRWLDPDTRAPHEASGQLETTALHDDLWTSPTSFQVAAVAAYFADALRADDARWSSSLPGALPLGELATRARKLANTSQDTATGGLATAIEQARRASNCELGCSG; translated from the coding sequence ATGGACCACATACGGACGCAGGCCACAGGAAGCCGTAGGCTCCGCGGCACCCTGCTCGCGCTGACGGCGGCGGGCGCCGTGCTGCTGACGGGATGCAGCGCGAGCGGCAGCGGCAACTCGAACACGTCGGACGGTGCCGAAAAATCCGGCGGGCGCAACCTCCCCCTGCCCGCCCCCGCCCAGCCGTCATCGGGCACGGCGCAGGGACAGCAGGAGGGCGAGCAGACCGGCGCCCCCGACCGCGAGGTCGCGCCGTCCCCCGACTACCTCTCCACCTTCGCCCTCGACGTCGACACCGCCTCGTACGGCTACGCGCGCCGCACCCTCGCGAACGGGCGGATCCCCGACCCCTCCACCATCCGCCCCGAGGAGTTCGTCAACAGCTTCCGCCAGAACTACGAGCGCCCCGACGGCAACGGCTTCTCGGTCACCGTCGACGGAGCCCGCACGGACGACGACCGCTGGTCGCTGGTCAGGGTCGGCCTCGCCACCCGCGCCGCCGAGGACGACCGCGAACGACCGCCCGCCGCCCTCACGTTCGTCATCGACGTCTCCGGCTCGATGGAGGAACCGGGCCGCCTCGACCTGGCCAAGGACTCCCTCGACGTGATGACCGACCGGCTGCGCGACGACGACTCGGTCGCCCTGGTCACCTTCAGCGACGACGCCGAGACCGTCCTGCCGATGACCCGCCTCGGCGACCACCGCGGCCGCGTGCACGACGCGATCGACGGCCTGGAGCCGCAGGAGTCGACCAATCTCGGCGCGGGCGTGGACACCGGGTACGACGCGGCGGTCGAGGGACTGCGCGAGGGCGCCACCAACCGGGTCGTGCTGATCTCCGACGCACTCGCCAACACCGGCGACACGGACGCGGACAGCATCCTGGAGCGGATCTCCGGCGCCCGCCGCGAGCACGGCATCACCCTCTTCGGCGTCGGCGTGGGCAGCGACTACGGCGACGCCCTGATGGAACGCCTCGCCGACAAGGGCGACGGCCACACCACCTACGTCTCGAACAAGGACGACGCCCGCAAAGTCTTCTGCGAGCAGCTTCCGCAGAACATCGACCTCACGGCCCGCGACGCCAAGGCGCAGGTCGCCTTCGACCCGCAGACGGTCGAGAAGTTCCGGCTGATCGGCTACGACAACCGCAAGGTCGCCGACGAGGACTTCCGCAACGACCGGGTGGACGGCGGCGAGGTGGGCCCCGGCCACACCGTGACCGCCCTCTACGCCGTCCGCACCAGGCCCGGCGCCTCCGGCCACCTCGCGACCGCGAGCGTCCGCTGGCTCGACCCGGACACCCGCGCCCCGCACGAGGCCTCCGGCCAGCTGGAGACGACCGCCCTCCACGACGACCTGTGGACCTCACCCACCTCCTTCCAAGTCGCCGCCGTGGCCGCCTACTTCGCCGACGCCCTGCGCGCCGACGACGCCCGCTGGAGCAGCTCCCTGCCCGGCGCCCTGCCCCTCGGCGAACTCGCCACCCGCGCGCGCAAACTGGCGAACACCTCGCAGGACACGGCGACAGGCGGCCTGGCGACCGCGATCGAGCAGGCGCGCCGAGCGAGCAACTGCGAGCTGGGCTGTTCCGGGTAG
- a CDS encoding GDP-L-fucose synthase family protein produces the protein MEELLATPARVYVAGHRGLVGSAVTRRLRADGHEVLARTRSELDLRDPTATAAYLRDARPDAVVLGAAKVGGIMANSTYPVQFIEDNLRIQLNVISAAHAVGVRRLLFLGSSCIYPRLAPQPIREEALLSGPLEATNQPYALAKIAGIVQVQSYRQQYGASYISAMPTNLYGPGDNFDLESSHVLPALVRRFHEAKRDRLDEVVLWGSGTPRREFLHVDDLADACVTLLRRYDGDEPVNVGRGEDLTIRELAEIVREVVGFEGRIGFDPTKPDGTPRKLLDVSRMTALGWRPRIGLRDGIAATYASWLSSAEPETLPGPAARV, from the coding sequence ATGGAAGAACTGCTTGCCACGCCCGCCCGGGTGTACGTCGCCGGCCACCGGGGACTCGTCGGCTCCGCGGTCACTCGCCGCCTGAGGGCCGACGGACATGAGGTCCTCGCCCGGACCCGGTCCGAACTCGATCTGCGCGACCCGACCGCCACGGCGGCCTATCTGCGCGACGCCCGACCGGACGCGGTCGTCCTGGGCGCAGCCAAGGTGGGCGGCATCATGGCCAACAGCACGTACCCGGTGCAGTTCATCGAGGACAACCTGCGCATCCAGCTGAACGTGATCTCCGCGGCCCATGCCGTCGGCGTACGCCGCCTGCTGTTTCTGGGGTCGTCATGCATCTACCCCCGGCTCGCACCGCAGCCGATCCGGGAAGAGGCCCTGCTCTCCGGCCCCTTGGAGGCGACCAACCAGCCGTATGCGCTGGCCAAGATCGCGGGCATCGTCCAGGTCCAGTCCTACCGGCAGCAGTACGGTGCCTCGTACATCTCCGCGATGCCGACGAATCTCTACGGGCCCGGCGACAACTTCGACCTGGAGTCCTCGCACGTCCTGCCGGCCCTCGTCCGCCGCTTCCACGAAGCGAAGCGGGACCGGCTCGACGAGGTCGTGCTGTGGGGAAGCGGCACCCCGCGCCGCGAGTTCCTGCACGTCGACGATCTCGCCGACGCGTGTGTGACGTTGCTGCGCCGGTACGACGGCGACGAGCCGGTCAACGTCGGCCGCGGCGAGGACCTGACGATCCGTGAACTGGCCGAGATCGTCCGGGAGGTCGTCGGTTTCGAGGGGCGGATCGGTTTCGACCCGACCAAGCCCGACGGCACACCGCGCAAACTGCTGGACGTCTCCCGCATGACCGCTCTCGGCTGGCGGCCGCGGATCGGCCTGCGCGACGGCATCGCGGCCACCTACGCCTCATGGCTGAGCTCTGCGGAGCCGGAGACCCTGCCCGGGCCAGCGGCCCGCGTCTGA
- a CDS encoding long-chain fatty acid--CoA ligase — MGVRKDLKRARQRTDLAGRSKVELIRDAAGVVREARTARLAPSPTAGSTADLPFTNAAEAPDTVVLRRREHGAWHPVTAAAFAREVTAAAKGLIAAGLEPGARVAVMSRTRYEWTVLDFAIWAAGGQSVPIYATSSAEQVEWIVRDSGARFVIVETAENADTVATGTARHPESPRVWQLDADAIGELAALGRDIPDEEVAKRRAALTPDTIATVCYTSGTTGKPKGCVLTHANLHAEAANTVELLHPIFKEVTGQTASTLLFLPLAHILGRCLQIACLMARIEIGHCPSIKPDELRPALKEFRPTFLVGVPYLFEKIHDTGRATAEKIGRGASFDRADRIGVRFAEAYLNKFLGVGKGPGPGLYAAWALYDLLVYRRIRKELGGRAHYAISGGSPLDRNLNLFFYAAGIIVYEGYGLTETTAAATIVPPLKPRPGTVGLPVPGTAVRIADDGEVLIKGGVVFGAYWNNPAATDAVLTDGWFATGDLGSLDGDGYLTITGRKKDILVTSGGKNVSPAVLEDRLRSRPPIGQCLVVGDNRPFVAALITLDPEAVAHWLSVRKLPPDTPMSKVVRDPRMRADVQRAVDYANEAVSRAESIRAFALVEGEFSEENGLLTPSLKVKRHAVMTAYREQIEALYGE; from the coding sequence ATGGGCGTACGCAAGGATCTGAAACGGGCCAGGCAGCGCACCGACCTGGCCGGTCGCAGCAAGGTGGAGCTGATCAGGGACGCGGCCGGAGTGGTGCGTGAGGCGCGCACCGCCCGGCTGGCACCGAGCCCCACCGCCGGCAGCACCGCCGACCTGCCCTTCACCAACGCGGCCGAGGCGCCCGACACGGTCGTCCTGCGCCGCAGGGAGCACGGCGCCTGGCACCCGGTGACCGCAGCGGCCTTCGCCCGCGAAGTCACCGCTGCCGCAAAGGGGTTGATCGCGGCGGGGCTCGAACCGGGGGCCCGGGTCGCGGTGATGTCCCGTACGCGCTACGAGTGGACGGTCCTCGACTTCGCGATCTGGGCGGCCGGCGGCCAGTCCGTCCCCATCTACGCGACCTCGTCCGCCGAGCAGGTGGAGTGGATCGTACGGGACTCGGGCGCGCGCTTCGTGATCGTCGAGACCGCCGAGAACGCCGACACCGTGGCGACCGGCACGGCCCGGCATCCCGAATCCCCGCGCGTGTGGCAACTGGACGCGGACGCGATCGGTGAACTCGCCGCTCTGGGGCGGGACATCCCGGACGAGGAGGTCGCCAAGCGCCGCGCCGCCCTCACCCCCGACACGATCGCGACGGTCTGCTACACCTCCGGAACCACGGGCAAACCCAAGGGCTGCGTCCTCACGCACGCCAACCTCCACGCCGAGGCCGCCAACACGGTCGAGCTGCTGCACCCCATCTTCAAGGAGGTCACCGGCCAGACCGCGTCGACCCTTCTCTTCCTCCCGCTCGCCCACATCCTGGGCCGCTGCCTCCAGATCGCCTGTCTGATGGCCCGCATCGAGATCGGCCACTGCCCGAGCATCAAGCCCGACGAACTCCGCCCGGCGCTCAAGGAGTTCCGCCCGACCTTCCTGGTCGGCGTCCCGTACCTCTTCGAGAAGATCCACGACACCGGGCGCGCCACCGCCGAGAAGATCGGCAGGGGCGCCTCCTTCGACCGCGCCGACCGCATCGGCGTCCGCTTCGCAGAGGCGTACCTGAACAAATTCCTCGGCGTGGGCAAGGGTCCGGGACCCGGCCTGTACGCCGCCTGGGCGCTGTACGACCTGCTGGTCTACCGCCGTATCCGCAAGGAACTCGGCGGCCGGGCGCACTACGCCATCAGCGGCGGCTCCCCGCTCGACCGCAACCTCAACCTCTTCTTCTACGCGGCCGGAATCATCGTCTACGAGGGCTACGGCCTGACCGAGACCACCGCCGCCGCCACCATCGTCCCGCCGCTGAAGCCGCGTCCAGGCACGGTCGGCCTCCCGGTCCCCGGCACCGCGGTCCGCATCGCCGACGACGGGGAGGTCCTCATCAAGGGCGGGGTGGTCTTCGGGGCGTACTGGAACAACCCGGCGGCCACCGACGCGGTCCTTACCGACGGCTGGTTCGCCACAGGCGACCTCGGCTCCCTCGACGGCGACGGCTACCTCACCATCACCGGCCGCAAGAAGGACATCCTCGTCACCTCCGGCGGCAAGAACGTCTCCCCGGCCGTCCTGGAGGACCGCCTGCGCAGCCGCCCGCCCATCGGCCAGTGCCTCGTCGTCGGCGACAACCGCCCCTTCGTCGCCGCCCTGATCACCCTCGACCCCGAGGCGGTCGCCCACTGGCTGTCGGTCCGCAAACTGCCCCCGGACACGCCGATGTCGAAGGTGGTCCGCGACCCGCGGATGCGCGCCGACGTGCAGAGGGCCGTGGACTACGCCAACGAGGCCGTCTCACGTGCCGAGTCGATCCGCGCCTTCGCGCTGGTCGAGGGCGAGTTCAGCGAGGAGAACGGGCTGCTCACCCCGTCCCTGAAGGTCAAGCGGCATGCGGTGATGACCGCGTACAGGGAGCAGATCGAGGCGTTGTACGGCGAGTGA
- a CDS encoding ABC transporter permease: MSTLVERTETADGYRARRTLPLRVELIRQLKRRRTLVMGAILAALPFVLVVAFAIGGDPGSRNGQVTLMDTATASGANFAAVNLFVSAGFLLVIPVALFCGDTIASEASWSSLRYLLAAPVPRARLLWSKLTVALGLSLAAMALLPVVAIAVGTAAYGWGPLEIPTGGALSAGTATQRLLVVIAYIFVSQLVTAGLAFWLSTKTDAPLGAVGGAVGLTIVGNVLDAVTALGDWRDFLPAHWQFAWADAVQPNPEWSGMIQGTAISITYALVLFALAFRGFRRKDIVS, encoded by the coding sequence ATGAGCACGCTCGTGGAGCGCACCGAGACGGCCGACGGGTACCGGGCGCGCCGCACGCTTCCGTTGCGCGTGGAGCTGATCCGGCAGTTGAAGCGGCGCCGCACCCTCGTCATGGGCGCGATCCTTGCGGCGCTGCCCTTCGTCCTCGTCGTGGCGTTCGCGATCGGCGGCGATCCCGGCTCGCGCAACGGCCAGGTCACCCTGATGGACACGGCCACCGCGTCGGGCGCGAACTTCGCCGCGGTGAACCTGTTCGTGTCGGCGGGCTTTCTGCTGGTGATCCCGGTCGCGCTGTTCTGCGGGGACACGATCGCCTCCGAGGCGAGCTGGTCGTCACTGCGGTATCTGCTGGCGGCTCCCGTGCCCCGGGCCCGCCTGCTGTGGTCGAAGCTCACCGTCGCCCTCGGCCTCAGCCTCGCCGCGATGGCGCTGCTGCCGGTCGTCGCGATCGCGGTGGGCACTGCGGCCTATGGCTGGGGCCCCCTGGAGATCCCCACCGGCGGCGCGCTCTCCGCGGGCACCGCGACCCAGCGGCTTCTCGTGGTGATCGCGTACATCTTCGTGTCCCAACTGGTCACCGCGGGGCTCGCGTTCTGGCTGTCGACCAAGACGGACGCCCCGCTGGGCGCGGTCGGGGGCGCGGTCGGCCTGACGATCGTGGGGAACGTACTGGACGCGGTCACCGCTCTCGGCGACTGGCGCGACTTCCTGCCCGCGCACTGGCAGTTCGCCTGGGCCGACGCCGTTCAGCCGAACCCGGAGTGGAGCGGCATGATCCAGGGCACGGCGATTTCCATAACGTATGCGCTCGTGCTGTTCGCCCTGGCCTTCCGCGGTTTCCGGCGCAAGGACATCGTGTCCTAG